The Natranaerobius trueperi nucleotide sequence CTCTTTTCTCGGTTTACCTTAAGTTTGACATAGCCCCACTCTTTAAAAATTTGCGTATGAGTCGTATGATGGTTTCATCCTTTACTTGTTCCCTTACCATACCTATCAACAAGTCATGGTTCACAGTGTCAAAATATTTTGCTAGGTCTATGTCAACTGCATATTTGTAGCCCTGGGCGTAGTAATCTTTTGACCTTTTGATCGCTTGTTGGGCATTGCGGTTTGGTCTAAACCCAAAGCTATTATCAGAAAATGTTGGTTCAAATATTGGCTGTAGTATTTGCACTAGTGCCTGTTGGACCATGCGGTCCACGACTGTTGGGACTCCAAGAAGTCTTACCCCACCATCAGGTTTAGGTATTTCTACTCGTCTGACTGGATGGGGTTTGTACTTCCCACTTCTCAAACTCTCTAGAAATTCATCCTTGTTCTCTTTTAGATATGGCATTAACTCATCGACTGTCATCCCGTCAACACCTGCTGCACCTCTGTTTTGCTTTACTCTTTTGTAAGCTGAATTTAAATTTCCTGTGTGTAGTAATTTATCAAGTAAACTTTCTGCACCGTCTTCCTCGCTAGGTTCCAGTGAGTTAGTACTCCGCGCTCCCTTGGTACTCTCTGGTTCCACCATACCCTCGTAAGGGTAACCTGTTTTCACAGTTTTCTGCTCTCTTTACAGTATCTCACCTTCTCTCTAGTTTAAAAGACTACCATTGTTCGGTCCTTCCCGTATCCGGTACTATGACCTCGGCTGACTTCTTACGGTTCAACCGTGCATCACCGCACGATTTGTCGCTGTGGGTTGTTGGTTAAACCCTCTTGTCGGCACCCCCGTAAGACCTCCCCTGTTAAGAACGGTACCTTTCCTCTCATACATCTGCCACATTTACACCGTGGGGTTCGGGTGGTATTGGACTTTGTGTTGATATGCACACTCATCCACCCCACGTATGCCTTGTATGTGGTTTCTGTTCGCCAGACCGAGAGTTTGCATTAGGCTTCCTTCAGACTCCACCTCGCGATGGACGCCCTTGCCATCTGCTAACAGTTCCTACCACCAAGCCTGTAGCGGACTTTCACCGCCTAGACACCGCCCATGCAGGGCAAACAAAATAAAGGGCCTTATAAAAGGGCCCTTTTCATTGTCTTTATTGGTGGTTTTACACCAGTCCATTTTTCAAAAGATAAAACACCCTGATATAAAAGCATAGTTTTGCCATCCATAGTTTTAATATCAACTTCTTCAAGTGCCTTAAAGTATTTAGATAACATTTTTCCATACCTTATATCAATAAATATTTGACATGTATTCGAATTATTAATTAGGCTATCAATTATTCTAGGTGGTGGATCCACAGGTAATGTGTTAATAATAATATCAAAATTTGATATTATTCTAAAAACTTCATTTAATGGATATGACTTAATATTTTTCATTGTTACTTCTTCTAAGTCTTGAGTTAATAATTCTGCGTTCAATAATGTCCTATTAGCTATGGTCAAATCACACTCATAGTTTTTCATCAAAGAGTAACTAATTGCTCTAGCAGCTCCACCCGCTCCCAACAAAAGTATTTTTTCATTTTCAATGTTCAATTTATTTGCTATAAGAGCTCTTACAAACCCAAAACCATCAGTATTATCACCTATAAGTTCACCTTCATTATTTATAATAGTATTTACTGCACCAATAAAGTGGGCCTCATTTGTTAATCGATCTACAAAATCACAAACTTGTTTTTTAAAAGGAACTGTTATATTAGCTCCTCTAAAATCCATTGTTTTTATACCTGTAATAGCTTCTTCTAATTTTCTTTTATCTACTTCAAAAGCAAAGTAAAACCAATTCATTTTCAGTTCATCAAACGCTATATTATGCATTATTGGTGACAATGAATGCTTAACTGGATTTCCAAATAAA carries:
- a CDS encoding reverse transcriptase domain-containing protein, which produces MKTGYPYEGMVEPESTKGARSTNSLEPSEEDGAESLLDKLLHTGNLNSAYKRVKQNRGAAGVDGMTVDELMPYLKENKDEFLESLRSGKYKPHPVRRVEIPKPDGGVRLLGVPTVVDRMVQQALVQILQPIFEPTFSDNSFGFRPNRNAQQAIKRSKDYYAQGYKYAVDIDLAKYFDTVNHDLLIGMVREQVKDETIIRLIRKFLKSGAMSNLR
- the aroE gene encoding shikimate dehydrogenase — translated: MHEENSLIKPKIVALFGNPVKHSLSPIMHNIAFDELKMNWFYFAFEVDKRKLEEAITGIKTMDFRGANITVPFKKQVCDFVDRLTNEAHFIGAVNTIINNEGELIGDNTDGFGFVRALIANKLNIENEKILLLGAGGAARAISYSLMKNYECDLTIANRTLLNAELLTQDLEEVTMKNIKSYPLNEVFRIISNFDIIINTLPVDPPPRIIDSLINNSNTCQIFIDIRYGKMLSKYFKALEEVDIKTMDGKTMLLYQGVLSFEKWTGVKPPIKTMKRALL